The Ostrinia nubilalis chromosome 30, ilOstNubi1.1, whole genome shotgun sequence DNA segment CGAtatggtgttgatccctttccgagttgataagtctgctatgaccttctTTTACAGCAATAAAAGAAAGACGGATTTTtggatattttattacaaatcacTCTGTAACACTACAATTCGCTGTGCTCACTTCAACTGTCTTATCTGCGCGACTGTGGACCTTAGCGTGTACGAGTAAGGTGCATTTTTGAATGAACCGTTTACCGCACACCTCACAAGCGAACCGGCGATCGTCTGTGTGCGTTCTCATGTGTACTATAAGAGCTTTCTTGCGGGGGTACctgtaaatttaaataaataacgtttaataacGTAAAATTTAACTTAACAGTAACGTTACTAGTTATCAATAAAGGTACCCATTAAAAATACCGATACTGGTTTGCGAATGTTACCATCGATCAATACCCGTTATCAATATTGCTACTAGATACCAATACCAAAACCGTTATCGTTAAGAATACCTACCGGTAACCGTAACCAACACCCAAACACCAATATTGGTTTTCAACAGTTACAAATACCGTTATTAATAACGGATAACGGTACCCGTTACTCACCGCTTGGGGCACAGAGTGCACCTGTGAGCGCGTTCGCCGGCGTGCGCCGCCATATGCGCTGCAAGCTCTTGTCTTTGGAAAAAGCCCGCGCGGCATTCAGGGCAGAAATGACGCTTGATCTTCTGATGCTTGTTTCGGTTGTGAGCACTTAGATTCCCTGCGAGAGGGACATATTTTGTTAAACGTAGCTTTTTAGCTTTTGCTATTTTTGATAACATCGATAACATACCCAAAAGAACAAAAATCCAATACTCACCGGCCAGCAGAAACTTTTTATCGCATACCACGCACTCATATTTTGCTGCCGCGCGTCCGTGCACTTGAGACAAATGCCTCGCACGACGGGTGAGAGTGTCGAATCTTTCAGAGCAGCTGGGGCACTTGTATAGTGAGACTGAGCCGTGCTTGCGCTGCCTGAAATAACGGTTAACGTTACTGTTGTTTCATTTAACCTGAGAAAGAGCGTGTTGACCCGCTTAGAGCAGCTGAGGCACTTGCACAGCGCAACCGAGCCGTGCTTACGTTGTCTGAAATAACGGATAACGTTACTGCTATTTTGATTAACCTGAGAAAGAGCGCGTCGAACCACTCAAAACAGCTGGGGCACTTGTGTAGCGAGGACGAGCCGTGCTGCCTGGAATAACGGGTAACGTTACTCTTATTTCGATTGCCAAATACATCGCGCAACGGATGAGCTTGTCCAAGCAGTCAGAGCAGCTGGGGCATTTGTTTAATGAGCCGTGCTTGCGCTGCCTTGAATAACGGGTAACGTTACTGTTATTTCGCAAAggccataaaaatattttaattagatcAATCAAACATCAATAAGCAATAATGTATGATTTGAGTAGCTTACCTATGAGAATTAAGTGTGTTAAGATTGGTAAATTCCATGTCACAGGTTGGACAATTGAACGGGCCAGTCTTGTGTGAAGGCATGTGTCGTTTTAGCCTTTTTTCAGTTAGGAAACCTGAAAATAAgtaacaaaagttaaataaacttATACTTAAAACTATTAGAAGTACGAGTATACTTATAAAAGAGTTAAATAATTCCACTCTAACCAGTTGTAAAAGTGATTTAagatagcagacttatcaactcggaaagggatcaacacagtatcgcctttcgcgcgctgtcaaccacAAGGCGAGGCATTTACGTTACaatgcggataagtgtgcgttgcattatggagtttcatacaaaaaatactgaccACTTccagttgatacggttacaatCCCTTTCctagttgataagtgtgctccTTTAAAGAACTGTTTCTGATACCTTTGCCACAGGACTCGCATATGTGGTTCGGGAAATGTTGGTTCATGTGTAAATGGTAGACATATACATTCGGCAACACCTTACTGCACATCCCACATTTTAGGTCTTCGGtgacttcgtaataattcttcTTTATCTCCTGTCCTTTTCCAATAATATTGTAAGTTTGTTTGTCTCTTTCTGGCTTGCACGTGACATTCTTTTTGGTGGAGACATCTTTTTGAATGGTGTCTTCTTTAACAGTTTTGGGTAGGTCTGTAATGTAtggaaataaaattgattttttagTGATTCGAATTTCACATTCTGCGCACGCGTCCGAGTTGGTTGCGCCGCCAAATTGgctgcgcaaccaaacggacaccaggtgagtaactctctatagagctatacattttgttggtagcggcgactggttgcaccgccatggtgtcccggtgaaatatatcactaagcctaggcgcagaccaccgacttttagttgaccGACAGTTGGGCCCGATTATAATTTGGATGAAGAATCAGCCGATAAcaaatcagtgtaatgtgcgagtgcgcactttcatacatatgCGCCTAGCAGGGTGGAAAAAAATTACGTagaaaaatttttatttacgtagaattcatgtatacagggtgttaggtaaatgggtatatgagccgacactagcccatgttaacatggtcatataaatggtatggtgaagtcagaaaattgatatcttcattttaattattttatttttcatacaaatcaggttttataaaatttattttgtatgaaaattaaaaaaatgaaaatgatgatatcaaatttctgacttcactataccatttatatgaccatgttaacatgggctagtgtcggctcatatacccatttacctaacaccctgtagagctggcaacaccaccaaaaaaaaataattgtgtgGTTATCTAAAAAATCGCAAACATGTTTGtacggaaaaaatatttttttctgattctCTATTCAAAACATCAATTTCATAcattaacattgttttcgaacATTACAGTTGATTAATATAAACTCCCAGCCTTTCATTAATTCCATTTTCGGCCTTTGAtttaaatcagtgatttttattaaaaaaactagctttccgcccgcggcttcgccc contains these protein-coding regions:
- the LOC135085897 gene encoding zinc finger protein kipf-like; amino-acid sequence: MSIDTYFCFCCLATNDLINIYNCEPEENYGHLLLSLFDLNISIEDYEHDGFICKECVKKLKEALQFKAQVFDILNILQSNGLIDLTNADKQTTVKKVLNTSLDIEDKYAKSTEKDLVLYEKNSQDLPKTVKEDTIQKDVSTKKNVTCKPERDKQTYNIIGKGQEIKKNYYEVTEDLKCGMCSKVLPNVYVYHLHMNQHFPNHICESCGKGFLTEKRLKRHMPSHKTGPFNCPTCDMEFTNLNTLNSHRQHGSSSLHKCPSCFEWFDALFLRLIKIAVTLSVISDNAAQARLSLTIQVPQLL